Proteins encoded within one genomic window of Flavobacterium sp. NG2:
- the rplL gene encoding 50S ribosomal protein L7/L12 has protein sequence MADLKQFAEQLVNLTVKEVNDLATILKDEYGIEPAAAAVVVAAGGGEGAAEEAQTEFTVVLKEAGASKLAVVKAVKELTGLGLKEAKDLVDGAPSNIKEGVTKDEAEGLKKSLEEAGAVVELK, from the coding sequence ATGGCAGATTTGAAACAATTCGCAGAGCAATTAGTTAACTTAACTGTAAAAGAAGTTAACGATTTAGCAACAATATTAAAAGATGAGTACGGAATCGAACCAGCTGCTGCAGCTGTAGTAGTTGCTGCTGGTGGTGGTGAAGGTGCTGCTGAAGAAGCTCAAACTGAATTTACAGTAGTATTGAAAGAAGCTGGTGCTTCTAAGTTAGCTGTTGTAAAAGCAGTTAAAGAATTAACTGGTTTAGGTCTTAAAGAAGCTAAAGATTTAGTTGATGGTGCTCCATCTAACATTAAAGAAGGTGTAACTAAAGATGAGGCTGAAGGTCTTAAAAAATCTTTAGAAGAAGCTGGAGCTGTAGTTGAGCTTAAATAG